A single genomic interval of Streptococcus oralis subsp. dentisani harbors:
- a CDS encoding GNAT family N-acetyltransferase: protein MSLTSQLITDAFPDLDKVEKLNKEAFPEEERVPLSEFLRYQDRDDAHFFAFYNQEEFVGFAFSISNPKAFYISFFAIMPHLRSHGYGKEIIEKLTDFYQRTMLLEVERLDEECDNLEQRKARMDFYRQNGFKTANAFLEYDDLSFEILYRGDHFDEEAYRDIFQKLQDEHYFDFHIEYRRFSDH, encoded by the coding sequence ATGAGTTTGACCAGTCAATTAATAACAGATGCATTTCCGGATCTTGATAAGGTTGAAAAGCTAAACAAGGAAGCTTTCCCTGAGGAAGAACGAGTCCCTCTGTCAGAGTTTTTACGCTATCAAGACCGAGATGACGCCCACTTCTTTGCCTTTTATAACCAGGAAGAGTTTGTCGGCTTTGCTTTCTCTATTTCCAACCCCAAAGCTTTCTATATCAGCTTTTTTGCCATCATGCCCCACCTGAGAAGCCACGGGTACGGAAAGGAAATTATCGAAAAGCTAACAGATTTTTACCAGCGAACCATGTTGCTGGAAGTCGAGCGATTAGATGAAGAATGCGATAACTTGGAGCAAAGGAAGGCTAGAATGGACTTCTATCGCCAAAATGGTTTCAAAACAGCCAACGCTTTTCTAGAGTACGATGATTTGAGTTTTGAAATTCTCTACCGCGGTGACCATTTCGACGAGGAAGCCTATCGTGACATCTTCCAGAAGTTACAGGATGAACATTACTTTGACTTTCATATCGAGTATCGTCGTTTTAGTGACCATTAG
- the recA gene encoding recombinase RecA, giving the protein MAKKPKKLDEISKKFGADREKALNDALKLIEKDFGKGSIMRLGERAEQKVQVMSSGSLALDIALGSGGYPKGRIIEIYGPESSGKTTVALHAVAQAQKEGGIAAFIDAEHALDPAYAAALGVNIDELLLSQPDSGEQGLEIAGKLIDSGAVDLVVIDSVAALVPRAEIDGDIGDSHVGLQARMMSQAMRKLGASINKTKTIAIFINQLREKVGVMFGNPETTPGGRALKFYASVRLDVRGSTQIKGTGDQKDTNVGKETKIKVVKNKVAPPFKEAFVEIMYGEGISKTGELLKIASDLDIIQKAGAWYSYKGEKIGQGSENAKKYLADHPEIFDEIDHQVRVQYGLIEDEEGTTPTSGVEDLAPNQEVTLDLGDGLEIEIEE; this is encoded by the coding sequence ATGGCGAAAAAACCAAAAAAATTAGATGAAATTTCAAAAAAGTTTGGAGCGGATCGTGAAAAGGCTTTGAACGATGCCCTTAAATTGATTGAAAAAGACTTCGGTAAAGGCTCAATCATGCGCTTGGGTGAGCGTGCGGAGCAAAAAGTGCAAGTGATGAGCTCAGGCTCATTGGCGCTTGATATTGCACTTGGATCAGGTGGTTATCCTAAGGGACGTATCATCGAAATCTATGGACCAGAATCATCTGGTAAAACAACAGTTGCCCTTCATGCTGTCGCGCAAGCGCAGAAGGAAGGTGGCATTGCGGCCTTTATCGATGCCGAGCATGCCCTTGATCCGGCTTATGCAGCAGCCCTTGGTGTAAATATTGATGAATTGCTCTTGTCACAACCAGACTCAGGGGAGCAAGGTCTTGAAATTGCTGGAAAATTGATTGACTCAGGTGCAGTTGACCTCGTCGTTATTGACTCAGTTGCGGCCCTTGTACCTCGTGCAGAAATTGATGGAGATATTGGAGACAGCCACGTTGGTTTGCAAGCTCGTATGATGAGCCAGGCCATGCGTAAACTTGGTGCTTCTATCAATAAGACCAAAACAATTGCCATCTTTATCAACCAGTTGCGTGAAAAAGTTGGGGTCATGTTTGGAAATCCAGAAACAACACCTGGTGGACGTGCTCTGAAATTCTACGCTTCGGTCCGTTTGGATGTTCGTGGGAGCACACAAATCAAAGGAACTGGTGACCAAAAAGATACCAATGTCGGTAAGGAAACCAAGATCAAGGTCGTGAAAAACAAGGTGGCTCCACCATTTAAGGAAGCTTTTGTTGAAATCATGTACGGAGAAGGGATTTCTAAGACCGGTGAGCTCTTGAAGATTGCAAGTGATCTCGATATTATCCAAAAAGCAGGAGCATGGTACTCTTACAAGGGTGAAAAGATCGGGCAAGGATCTGAAAATGCTAAGAAATACTTGGCAGATCACCCAGAGATTTTTGATGAGATTGACCATCAGGTTCGTGTTCAATACGGTTTGATTGAAGATGAAGAAGGGACAACTCCTACTTCTGGCGTTGAGGATCTAGCACCTAACCAAGAAGTAACACTTGACCTAGGCGATGGACTTGAAATCGAAATCGAAGAATAA
- a CDS encoding MATE family efflux transporter: MNKKRKVDLVNGPILPSLLSFAFPILLSNIFQQLYNTADVLIVGRFLGQESLAAVGATTAIFDLIIGFTLGVGNGMGIVIARYYGARNFTKIKEAVAATWILGGLLSILVMLMGFVGLYPLLQYLDTPAEILPQSYQYISMIVTCVGVSFAYNLFAGLLRSIGDSLAALGFLIFSALVNVVLDLYFITQLQLGVQSAGLATIVSQGLSAVLCFYYIRKSVPELLPQFKHFKWDKALYADLLEQGLAMGLMSSIVSIGSVILQSSVNTFGAVIISAQTAARRIMAFALLPMTAISSAMTTFASQNLGAKRPDRIVQGLGIGSRLSISWAVFVCVFLFFASPTLVSFLASSTDGYLVENGSLYLQISSVFYPILSLLLIYRNCLQGLGQKVLPLVSSFIELIGKIAFVVLIIPWAGYTGVILCEPLIWVAMTIQLYFSLFRHPLIKEGKEILEAKGQS, encoded by the coding sequence ATGAATAAGAAAAGAAAAGTGGATTTGGTCAATGGTCCAATCCTTCCTTCGCTTTTAAGCTTTGCCTTTCCAATCTTACTGTCTAATATCTTTCAACAGCTTTATAATACGGCTGATGTCTTGATTGTTGGGCGTTTTCTTGGCCAAGAATCCTTGGCAGCAGTAGGAGCGACAACGGCCATTTTTGACTTGATTATAGGCTTTACGCTTGGTGTGGGAAATGGCATGGGGATTGTCATTGCCCGCTATTATGGGGCTCGTAATTTCACCAAAATCAAGGAAGCGGTCGCTGCAACCTGGATTTTAGGAGGGCTTCTAAGTATTTTAGTTATGCTGATGGGATTTGTCGGCCTGTATCCACTCTTGCAATACTTAGATACTCCTGCAGAAATCCTCCCCCAATCCTATCAATATATTTCTATGATTGTGACCTGTGTAGGCGTCAGCTTCGCTTATAATCTCTTTGCAGGCTTGTTGCGGTCTATTGGTGACAGTCTGGCTGCGCTTGGTTTTCTGATTTTCTCTGCTCTGGTCAATGTGGTTCTAGATCTCTATTTTATTACGCAGCTACAACTGGGAGTTCAATCTGCGGGACTTGCTACTATTGTCTCACAAGGGTTATCAGCGGTTCTTTGTTTTTATTATATCCGCAAAAGCGTTCCAGAACTCTTGCCACAGTTTAAACATTTCAAATGGGACAAGGCCTTGTATGCGGATCTTTTGGAGCAAGGTTTGGCTATGGGTTTGATGAGTTCGATTGTGTCCATTGGTAGTGTGATTTTACAGTCTTCTGTCAATACTTTTGGAGCCGTGATTATTAGTGCCCAAACAGCGGCTCGACGCATTATGGCCTTTGCTCTGCTTCCTATGACGGCTATTTCTTCTGCCATGACGACCTTTGCTTCTCAGAATCTTGGTGCGAAACGACCCGACCGCATTGTTCAAGGTCTTGGTATTGGGAGTCGATTGAGTATATCCTGGGCAGTTTTTGTTTGTGTATTCCTCTTTTTTGCTAGTCCGACCTTAGTTTCCTTCTTGGCCAGTTCGACAGATGGTTACTTGGTTGAAAATGGTAGCCTCTACCTGCAAATCAGTTCAGTCTTTTATCCGATTTTGAGCCTCTTGTTGATTTATCGCAATTGTTTGCAGGGTTTGGGGCAAAAAGTCCTTCCTCTGGTTTCTAGTTTTATTGAATTAATCGGTAAAATTGCTTTTGTGGTTTTGATTATCCCTTGGGCAGGGTATACGGGAGTTATCCTCTGTGAACCTCTTATCTGGGTTGCCATGACTATCCAACTGTACTTTTCACTTTTCCGCCATCCCCTGATAAAAGAAGGCAAGGAAATCTTGGAAGCCAAAGGACAATCCTAG
- a CDS encoding YebC/PmpR family DNA-binding transcriptional regulator: MGRKWANIVAKKTAKDGANSKVYAKFGVEIYVAAKKGDPDPESNTALKFVIDRAKQAQVPKHVIDKAIDKAKGNTDETFTEGRYEGFGPNGSMLIVDTLTSNVNRTAANVRAAFGKNGGNMGASGSVSYLFDNKGVIVFAGDDADAIFELLLEADVDVDDVEAEDGTITVYTAPTDLHKAIVALRESGIEEFQVTELEMIPQSEVELSGDDLETFEKLYGVLEDDEDVQKIYTNVDGF, from the coding sequence ATGGGACGTAAATGGGCCAATATCGTAGCCAAGAAAACGGCTAAAGATGGAGCTAACTCTAAAGTATATGCAAAATTTGGTGTAGAAATCTATGTAGCAGCTAAAAAAGGTGATCCAGACCCAGAATCAAACACTGCTTTGAAATTCGTTATTGACCGTGCTAAACAAGCCCAAGTGCCAAAGCACGTTATCGATAAAGCGATTGATAAAGCAAAAGGAAACACAGACGAAACCTTTACAGAAGGACGTTACGAAGGATTTGGACCAAATGGTTCTATGCTGATTGTGGATACCTTGACTTCAAACGTCAACCGTACCGCAGCTAATGTCCGTGCTGCCTTTGGTAAAAACGGCGGAAACATGGGGGCTTCAGGTTCTGTTTCTTACCTCTTTGACAACAAGGGTGTTATCGTATTTGCAGGTGATGATGCGGATGCAATCTTTGAACTTTTGCTCGAAGCTGATGTGGATGTGGATGATGTAGAAGCAGAAGATGGAACAATCACGGTTTACACAGCTCCAACTGACCTTCATAAGGCTATCGTTGCCCTTCGTGAGTCTGGCATCGAAGAATTCCAAGTGACTGAATTGGAAATGATTCCTCAATCAGAGGTTGAGTTGTCAGGTGATGACCTTGAAACCTTTGAAAAACTTTACGGCGTCCTTGAAGACGACGAAGACGTACAAAAAATCTATACCAACGTAGATGGATTCTAA
- a CDS encoding competence/damage-inducible protein A, translated as MKAEIIAVGTEILTGQIVNTNAQFLSEKLAEIGVDVYFQTAVGDNEARLMSLLEIASSRSSLVILTGGLGPTEDDLTKQTLAKFLGKDLVFDPQAQEKLDIFFAHRPDYARTPNNERQAQIVEGATPLPNETGLAVGGVLEVDGVTYVVLPGPPSELKPMVLNQLLPKLMTGAKLYSRVLRFFGIGESQLVTILADLIDYQTDPTLAPYAKTGEVTLRLSTKAVSQEKADQALDILENQILNRQTFEGLSLRDICYGYGEEASLASVVVEELKKRKKSITAAESLTAGLFQATLADFSGVSAIFNGGFVTYSLEEKSKMLDISEQELKEHGVVSEFTAQKMAEQARLKTQSDYGVSLTGVAGPDSLEGHPAGTVFIGLAHAKGTEVIKANIAGRSRADVRQIAVMHAFNLVRKALLSD; from the coding sequence ATGAAAGCAGAAATTATTGCTGTAGGAACGGAAATTTTAACAGGGCAGATCGTCAATACCAACGCCCAGTTTTTATCAGAAAAGCTAGCAGAAATTGGAGTAGATGTCTACTTCCAAACAGCTGTCGGAGATAATGAAGCGCGTCTCATGTCCTTGCTAGAGATTGCGAGTTCGCGTAGTAGTCTAGTCATTTTGACAGGGGGCTTAGGGCCAACTGAGGATGATTTGACCAAACAAACTCTGGCAAAATTTTTAGGAAAAGATCTAGTGTTTGACCCTCAAGCGCAAGAGAAATTAGATATCTTTTTTGCTCATAGACCTGACTATGCTCGGACACCGAATAATGAGCGCCAAGCCCAAATTGTAGAAGGGGCGACTCCACTGCCAAATGAGACAGGTTTAGCAGTAGGAGGGGTGTTGGAAGTGGATGGTGTGACCTACGTGGTTCTCCCAGGACCTCCTAGTGAGTTGAAACCTATGGTCTTAAATCAACTCTTACCTAAGTTAATGACTGGTGCCAAGTTGTACTCACGAGTGCTCCGTTTCTTTGGGATTGGTGAAAGTCAGTTGGTGACCATTTTAGCGGATTTGATTGACTATCAAACCGATCCGACTTTGGCGCCTTATGCCAAAACGGGAGAAGTGACCTTGCGTTTGTCTACAAAAGCAGTCAGTCAAGAAAAGGCTGATCAAGCACTGGACATTTTGGAAAATCAAATCTTGAATCGCCAGACTTTCGAGGGACTTTCTCTGCGAGACATATGTTATGGATATGGCGAAGAGGCCAGCCTAGCAAGTGTCGTTGTAGAAGAGCTTAAGAAGAGAAAGAAAAGCATTACTGCAGCAGAGAGCTTGACGGCAGGCCTTTTTCAAGCGACATTAGCAGACTTTTCAGGCGTTTCTGCCATTTTTAATGGCGGTTTTGTCACATACAGTTTAGAAGAAAAGTCTAAGATGCTGGATATTTCCGAGCAAGAGCTGAAAGAACACGGGGTCGTTTCAGAGTTTACGGCTCAAAAGATGGCAGAGCAGGCACGGCTAAAGACTCAGTCTGATTATGGAGTCAGTTTGACGGGTGTGGCTGGGCCAGATAGCCTAGAGGGGCATCCAGCTGGGACAGTCTTTATTGGCTTGGCACATGCAAAAGGAACAGAGGTGATCAAGGCTAATATCGCAGGGCGGAGCCGAGCAGATGTTCGTCAGATTGCGGTCATGCATGCCTTTAACCTAGTTCGCAAGGCTTTATTAAGTGACTAA